In Wenyingzhuangia fucanilytica, the following are encoded in one genomic region:
- a CDS encoding sulfatase translates to MKKTLFFLLSLVFVQFYAQQNKNVLLLCIDDLRPELKSFGADYIISPNIDALAKRGVTFYNHYVNAPSCGPSRYTLLTGTYGSAGNDALFKRAEKIKRNNTVNPSMPEWYRANGYTTISLGKVSHHPGGLGGEDWNDPNKIEMPNAWDKSMMPVKEWEHPRGTMHGLAHGEIRSKVKKTTDVYQSAKGEDTIYPDGNITEKAIQELEGLKNAKNPFFFAVGLIKPHLPFGAPKKYYDMYDGIQIPEIPSPNKPKNPTTWHKSGEFFQYNTWGKDPRIDKEFAQEVRKHYAACVTYVDAQVGKILNTLEQTGLSKNTIVVLWGDHGWSLGDHNIWGKHSLYEEALKSPFIIVDPGMDNKGKITKAIVETVDVFPTLCELSNLSTPCFAHGVSLQNILKNPLDKGHVAYAYKTHQKTIRTNQYRLVLHKDGGQELYNHEVDPFETRNIASENSALVRELTEMLRQKELKQNHTK, encoded by the coding sequence TTGAAAAAAACTTTATTTTTTTTGTTAAGTCTTGTGTTTGTACAATTTTATGCACAGCAAAATAAAAATGTTTTGCTTTTGTGTATTGATGATTTACGACCAGAATTAAAATCTTTTGGAGCAGATTATATTATTTCTCCAAACATAGATGCTTTGGCAAAAAGAGGAGTTACTTTTTATAATCACTATGTAAATGCTCCTAGTTGTGGACCTTCACGTTATACGTTATTAACAGGGACTTATGGTAGTGCTGGTAATGATGCACTTTTTAAAAGAGCTGAAAAAATTAAAAGGAATAATACAGTTAACCCTAGCATGCCAGAATGGTATAGAGCAAATGGATATACCACCATATCTTTAGGTAAAGTCTCTCATCACCCAGGAGGTTTAGGAGGAGAAGATTGGAACGATCCAAATAAAATTGAAATGCCTAATGCTTGGGACAAAAGTATGATGCCTGTAAAAGAATGGGAACATCCTAGAGGTACTATGCATGGTTTGGCTCATGGGGAGATTAGAAGTAAGGTTAAAAAAACGACGGATGTTTATCAATCGGCTAAAGGAGAAGATACTATTTATCCTGATGGAAACATTACAGAGAAAGCGATTCAAGAGTTAGAAGGGTTAAAAAATGCTAAAAACCCATTCTTTTTTGCTGTAGGACTTATAAAGCCTCATTTGCCTTTTGGAGCTCCAAAAAAATATTACGATATGTATGATGGGATTCAAATTCCTGAAATACCTTCTCCAAATAAACCTAAAAATCCTACAACATGGCATAAATCGGGAGAGTTTTTTCAGTACAATACTTGGGGGAAAGATCCAAGAATAGACAAAGAGTTTGCTCAAGAAGTTCGTAAACATTATGCAGCTTGTGTAACGTATGTAGATGCTCAAGTAGGGAAAATATTAAATACACTAGAACAAACGGGTTTATCTAAAAATACTATTGTGGTGTTATGGGGTGATCATGGTTGGAGTTTGGGAGATCATAATATTTGGGGAAAGCACAGCTTGTATGAGGAAGCATTAAAATCTCCATTCATTATTGTTGATCCAGGGATGGATAATAAAGGAAAGATTACTAAGGCAATTGTAGAAACCGTAGATGTTTTTCCAACTTTGTGTGAGTTGAGTAATTTGTCAACTCCATGTTTTGCTCACGGAGTTTCTTTACAAAATATATTAAAGAATCCTCTTGATAAAGGGCATGTGGCTTATGCTTACAAAACACATCAAAAAACCATAAGAACCAATCAATATAGATTGGTGCTACATAAAGATGGAGGTCAAGAGTTATACAATCATGAGGTAGATCCTTTTGAAACTAGAAATATAGCATCAGAAAATTCAGCTTTGGTAAGAGAATTAACAGAGATGTTAAGGCAAAAAGAATTAAAACAAAATCATACAAAATAA
- a CDS encoding SDR family oxidoreductase, translating into MENLFDIKDKVIVITGGGGVLGGQMANYLLGNDGVVVILDYKQDIVDAAITRLKKMSAKVDGFVCNVMDEVSLQGVTDEILAKYKKIDVLINAAGGNMPGATIGPDQTIFDVNIDHFKKVVDLNLFGSILPSIILGKAMADAKKGAIINISSMTAQSAITRVVGYSASKAAIDNFTKWLSVELATKFGEGLRVNAIAPGFFIGNQNRALLTNEDGSYTERGNTIIQNTPMKRFGEAEELNGAIHYLCSDASKFVTGIVVPIDGGFSAFSGV; encoded by the coding sequence ATGGAAAATCTTTTTGATATTAAAGACAAAGTAATTGTTATTACTGGTGGCGGTGGAGTTTTAGGAGGTCAAATGGCAAATTACTTATTAGGTAATGATGGGGTTGTTGTAATTTTAGATTATAAACAAGATATTGTAGATGCTGCTATTACAAGACTTAAAAAAATGAGTGCTAAAGTAGATGGTTTTGTTTGTAATGTAATGGATGAGGTTAGTCTACAGGGTGTTACTGATGAAATTTTAGCGAAGTATAAAAAAATTGATGTATTGATAAATGCAGCAGGAGGAAATATGCCAGGGGCTACTATTGGGCCAGATCAAACTATTTTTGATGTTAATATTGATCACTTTAAAAAAGTAGTAGATTTAAATTTATTTGGAAGTATTTTACCTTCAATCATTTTAGGAAAAGCAATGGCAGATGCTAAAAAAGGAGCGATAATAAATATTTCTTCTATGACAGCTCAAAGTGCTATTACAAGAGTTGTAGGTTATTCTGCTTCTAAAGCAGCTATCGATAATTTTACAAAATGGTTATCTGTTGAATTAGCAACTAAATTTGGTGAAGGATTAAGGGTGAATGCAATTGCTCCTGGATTTTTTATAGGAAATCAAAATAGAGCTTTATTAACCAACGAAGATGGTTCTTATACCGAAAGAGGGAATACAATTATTCAAAACACACCAATGAAGCGTTTTGGTGAAGCAGAAGAATTAAATGGAGCTATTCATTATTTATGTTCTGACGCCTCTAAATTTGTAACAGGAATTGTAGTGCCTATTGATGGAGGGTTTAGTGCTTTTAGTGGAGTATAA
- a CDS encoding tetrahydrodipicolinate N-succinyltransferase N-terminal domain-containing protein produces the protein MNTIEDFKAYVAKVEATEGYSKPLAFGLGIRRSKGDKVLDVNFPGINWDTAFGTAALLQDVTGFKGSENGFVTVSKAQLQKAFDNFAAFHGEIEKHPNIVIIQQLLENIAQPSNTYQEIDVVAYFLFDKDQPVADAVEGYFKLQCLSQLHVLPHGLSLEGVFGKLNNIAWTNHGPILPEDLSAERIKATFKGENIIVTHVDKFPYMVNYHVPNGVRIASGSQVRLGAHCAVGTTVMPAGYINFNAGTKGNAMIEGRVSAGVVVGHDSDLGGGVSIMGTLSGGNKNVISIGDKCLLGANSGTGISLGFGCTIAAGVYVTAAAKVWLYDANKQPVDINGKVVEEGQNIVKGAELNGKDKLLFLLDSTNGHLTCRPNPKTIELNEALHVKN, from the coding sequence ATGAACACCATAGAAGATTTTAAAGCATATGTAGCAAAAGTAGAGGCTACAGAAGGATACTCAAAACCATTAGCATTCGGATTAGGAATTCGTAGATCTAAAGGAGATAAAGTTTTAGATGTAAATTTCCCTGGTATTAACTGGGATACTGCTTTTGGAACTGCTGCCTTATTACAAGATGTAACAGGATTTAAAGGAAGTGAAAATGGATTTGTAACGGTTTCTAAAGCTCAACTACAAAAAGCTTTTGACAACTTTGCTGCTTTTCATGGAGAAATAGAAAAACACCCAAACATTGTTATTATTCAACAATTGTTAGAGAATATAGCTCAACCTAGCAACACTTATCAAGAAATTGATGTAGTGGCTTATTTCTTATTTGACAAAGATCAGCCTGTTGCCGATGCTGTAGAAGGATACTTTAAACTACAATGTTTATCTCAGCTACACGTATTGCCTCACGGATTGTCTTTAGAAGGTGTTTTTGGAAAATTAAACAATATTGCTTGGACTAACCATGGTCCAATTTTACCAGAAGATTTATCTGCAGAAAGAATTAAAGCTACTTTTAAAGGAGAAAACATTATTGTAACTCATGTTGATAAATTCCCTTACATGGTGAATTATCATGTACCAAACGGAGTAAGAATTGCTAGTGGATCTCAAGTTCGTTTAGGTGCTCACTGTGCTGTTGGGACTACTGTAATGCCAGCAGGTTATATTAACTTTAACGCAGGAACAAAAGGAAATGCAATGATTGAAGGTAGAGTTTCTGCTGGAGTTGTTGTTGGACACGATTCTGATTTAGGTGGTGGAGTTTCTATTATGGGAACTTTATCTGGAGGTAATAAAAACGTAATTTCTATTGGAGATAAATGTTTATTAGGTGCTAACTCTGGAACTGGAATTTCTTTAGGATTTGGATGTACTATTGCTGCTGGTGTTTACGTAACGGCTGCTGCTAAAGTTTGGTTATACGATGCCAACAAACAACCTGTTGATATTAACGGAAAGGTTGTAGAAGAAGGACAAAACATTGTAAAAGGAGCTGAATTAAACGGAAAAGACAAATTGTTATTCTTATTAGATTCTACTAACGGACACTTAACTTGTCGTCCTAACCCAAAAACAATTGAATTAAACGAAGCTTTACACGTAAAGAACTAA
- a CDS encoding agmatine deiminase family protein, which produces MKTKNIVLVCLVMAASFTWYFLFFDQDYHPATDFDETESHLIVWSPKHTNTYINFIKNIAEDEHVTLYVPEATRISSVYNKLKAFGVYMNNVELQTIKNDNIWIRDYGPVFLTNKSGKTKALSFKYYSENTFPYEYQSLNKERLRSSNIVGIGGARELNGKGLAILIEKHEKDVNPKLSKDDIAKELKKKLGIKKIIWLKSGLPQDDMLTHTPLFGDIYSKGAGHHIDSFCRFISPNTVLLAQVNSQEIYSNPIMKMANDRLEENYKILKNALDQDGKPLNIIRVPVAPLIIEIGENTNISFVISNSYLNFIITKNKVIVPSYGQYIKNNYAIAKDLEVENKFKRIFPGKKVVMLDCMDLNREGGGFHCISINRPKKKKKAA; this is translated from the coding sequence ATGAAAACAAAAAATATTGTACTTGTTTGTCTAGTAATGGCAGCAAGTTTTACTTGGTATTTTCTTTTTTTTGATCAAGATTACCATCCTGCTACAGATTTTGATGAAACAGAATCTCATTTAATTGTTTGGTCTCCAAAACATACAAATACCTATATTAATTTTATTAAAAATATTGCTGAAGATGAACATGTCACCTTATACGTGCCAGAGGCAACTCGTATAAGTAGTGTGTATAATAAGCTTAAAGCATTTGGAGTTTATATGAATAATGTTGAGCTTCAAACGATAAAGAATGATAATATATGGATTAGGGATTATGGCCCTGTGTTTTTAACGAATAAGAGTGGAAAAACCAAAGCTTTAAGTTTTAAATATTATAGTGAAAATACCTTCCCTTATGAGTACCAATCTTTAAATAAAGAAAGGTTAAGGTCTTCTAATATTGTTGGTATTGGAGGTGCCAGAGAATTAAATGGTAAAGGATTAGCCATACTGATTGAAAAACATGAAAAAGATGTAAATCCAAAGCTTAGCAAAGATGATATAGCTAAAGAGCTGAAAAAAAAATTAGGGATTAAAAAAATTATTTGGTTGAAAAGTGGACTTCCGCAAGATGATATGTTAACACATACTCCATTGTTTGGTGATATATATAGCAAGGGAGCTGGGCACCATATTGATAGTTTTTGCAGGTTTATTTCACCAAACACTGTTTTACTAGCTCAAGTAAATAGTCAAGAAATATATTCGAATCCAATTATGAAAATGGCAAATGATCGTCTTGAAGAAAACTATAAGATTCTTAAAAATGCTTTAGATCAAGATGGTAAGCCCTTAAATATTATTAGAGTTCCTGTGGCTCCTTTGATTATAGAAATAGGTGAGAATACAAACATAAGTTTTGTTATTTCTAACAGTTATTTAAATTTTATTATAACCAAGAATAAAGTCATTGTGCCAAGCTATGGTCAATACATTAAAAATAATTATGCTATTGCTAAAGATTTAGAGGTAGAAAATAAATTCAAAAGGATTTTTCCAGGAAAAAAAGTAGTGATGTTAGATTGTATGGACTTAAATAGAGAAGGTGGCGGATTTCACTGTATCTCAATTAATAGACCAAAGAAAAAGAAAAAAGCAGCGTAA
- a CDS encoding tRNA dihydrouridine synthase — translation MSITLLSSPLQGFTDFRFRNAFHHYFGGIDTFYAPYIKMNGKLVIKNNYQRDLNPENNHIPTLIPQVMTNNPDEFLFALNYVKSLGYKELNWNLGCPYPMVTKQGMGSGMICQPQKIDEVLHKAHTESDLTISMKMRMGYDEPTEILETFKTLAKYPLKNIAIHARIGKQLYKGGVDLDAFEKCLEQSPHKLYYNGDITSVAAYRKIKERFPTVDHFMIGRGLIADPFLPSMIKNDCTEYPENRWQIFKDFHDTIYQQYDEALSGPTPIKMKMLGFWEYFSQSFDNPQKTYKAIKKAGNQVKYKAAVAEIFAKQR, via the coding sequence ATGTCCATCACACTTTTATCATCTCCTTTACAAGGATTTACAGACTTTAGATTCCGTAATGCGTTTCACCATTATTTTGGAGGAATTGATACTTTTTACGCTCCTTATATTAAAATGAATGGTAAGTTGGTGATTAAGAACAATTATCAACGTGATTTAAATCCAGAGAATAATCATATACCAACATTAATTCCTCAGGTAATGACCAACAATCCTGACGAATTTTTATTTGCCTTGAATTATGTAAAATCTTTAGGTTACAAAGAACTAAACTGGAATTTAGGATGCCCATACCCAATGGTAACCAAACAAGGAATGGGATCTGGAATGATTTGTCAGCCTCAAAAAATTGATGAAGTTCTACACAAAGCACATACAGAAAGTGACTTAACCATTTCTATGAAAATGAGAATGGGTTATGATGAACCTACCGAAATTTTAGAAACTTTTAAAACACTTGCTAAATATCCTTTAAAGAATATTGCCATCCATGCCCGTATAGGAAAACAACTATACAAAGGTGGAGTTGATTTAGATGCTTTTGAAAAATGCTTGGAACAATCACCTCACAAACTTTATTACAACGGAGATATTACCAGTGTAGCTGCCTATAGAAAAATTAAAGAACGTTTCCCAACTGTAGATCATTTTATGATTGGTCGTGGATTAATTGCCGATCCTTTTTTGCCTAGCATGATTAAAAATGACTGCACAGAATACCCTGAAAACAGATGGCAAATATTTAAAGATTTCCACGATACTATTTATCAGCAATACGATGAGGCTTTGTCTGGCCCCACTCCTATCAAAATGAAAATGTTAGGCTTTTGGGAATATTTTTCTCAATCTTTTGACAATCCTCAAAAAACTTATAAAGCCATTAAAAAGGCAGGGAATCAAGTAAAATACAAAGCTGCTGTAGCAGAAATTTTTGCTAAGCAGAGATAA
- a CDS encoding KTSC domain-containing protein, producing MKRINEYKKLFKVEGAINLKELKTTYRGLVKQWHPDKFQDEKEKLEAEEISTKIIDGYHFLVSIAPETKEAHLEEYTKTITESQVADYHHKSMLLEVTFTDGNTYEYFGVNHKLFLKFVNSKSINNFGRRNIFKSFTYRKSKKGTVEA from the coding sequence ATGAAGCGTATAAACGAATACAAAAAGCTTTTTAAAGTAGAAGGAGCCATCAATCTAAAAGAATTAAAAACCACTTATAGAGGATTGGTAAAACAATGGCATCCAGATAAATTTCAGGATGAAAAAGAAAAATTAGAGGCTGAAGAAATAAGCACTAAAATTATAGATGGATATCATTTTTTAGTAAGTATTGCTCCAGAAACTAAAGAGGCTCACTTAGAGGAATATACCAAAACTATTACCGAATCTCAGGTAGCTGATTACCATCATAAAAGTATGCTGTTAGAAGTTACTTTTACGGATGGAAACACTTATGAATACTTTGGAGTGAATCATAAATTATTTTTAAAGTTTGTGAATAGTAAATCCATCAACAACTTTGGTAGACGTAATATTTTTAAATCTTTTACTTACCGAAAATCTAAAAAAGGAACAGTAGAAGCATAA
- a CDS encoding NAD(P)/FAD-dependent oxidoreductase, whose product MVKEIQLRIKLQEETKANILEIKAAQWLSIPRKDITTVKVLRKSIDARKPQIYFNYKVAVYIKEAVPEQSEYQFNYQDVSNKPEIHIVGFGPAGMYAALRCIELGYKPVVLERGKNVQDRRRDLRQINQFHNVNDDSNYCFGEGGAGTYSDGKLYTRSLKRGDVRRIFENLVYHGATEQILIDAHPHIGTNKLPKIIAKIRENIIHYGGEVHFESRVVDIITKNNKLQAIQLQNGKELAAKALILATGHSARDIYELLDKKQIALQAKSFAMGVRVEHPQEIIDSIQYHCEGSRHELLPAAAYGWVEQVRERGVYSFCMCPGGFIVPAATANGEVVVNGMSPSKRNNVFANSGIVVEINAQKDLQKYEQYGALKGLQYQKDLERLAFTAGGRTQTAPAQRLTDFIDGKLSPSLNPTSYQPGLNSAPLHSLLPKAIGGRLRKGFAQIGAKMHGYNTNEANIVGVESRTSSPVNIPRKENLEHPEIEGLFPCGEGGGYAGGIISAAMDGERCAEAAIQNLKA is encoded by the coding sequence ATGGTAAAAGAAATTCAACTTCGTATAAAACTGCAAGAGGAAACCAAAGCTAATATTTTAGAAATAAAAGCTGCACAATGGTTAAGCATCCCTAGAAAAGACATTACAACTGTAAAAGTCTTACGAAAATCTATTGATGCTCGTAAACCTCAAATTTACTTTAATTACAAGGTCGCTGTTTATATAAAAGAAGCTGTTCCAGAGCAATCTGAATATCAATTTAATTACCAAGATGTTTCTAACAAACCAGAAATTCACATTGTAGGTTTTGGGCCAGCCGGAATGTATGCTGCCTTGCGTTGTATAGAATTGGGTTATAAACCTGTGGTTTTAGAACGTGGAAAAAATGTGCAAGACAGACGTAGAGATTTACGTCAGATTAATCAGTTTCACAATGTAAACGACGATTCTAACTATTGTTTTGGAGAAGGGGGTGCAGGAACTTATTCTGATGGAAAATTATACACCCGAAGTTTAAAACGTGGTGATGTTCGTAGAATTTTTGAAAACCTAGTGTATCATGGAGCTACTGAACAAATTTTAATTGATGCACATCCACATATTGGGACTAACAAACTTCCTAAAATTATTGCTAAGATTCGTGAAAATATCATCCATTACGGAGGAGAAGTTCATTTTGAATCTAGAGTAGTTGACATCATTACCAAAAACAATAAACTACAAGCCATACAATTACAAAACGGAAAAGAACTTGCAGCCAAAGCATTGATTTTAGCTACAGGTCATTCCGCTCGTGATATTTATGAATTGTTAGATAAAAAACAAATTGCCTTACAAGCAAAATCTTTTGCTATGGGGGTACGTGTAGAACATCCGCAAGAAATTATTGATAGTATTCAATACCATTGTGAAGGAAGCAGACACGAATTATTACCTGCTGCTGCTTATGGATGGGTAGAACAAGTACGTGAACGTGGTGTGTATTCTTTCTGTATGTGTCCAGGTGGATTTATTGTACCAGCTGCCACTGCCAATGGTGAAGTGGTGGTTAACGGAATGTCTCCATCTAAAAGAAACAATGTATTTGCAAACTCTGGAATTGTAGTAGAAATCAATGCTCAAAAAGATTTACAAAAATACGAGCAATACGGAGCTTTAAAAGGATTGCAATATCAAAAAGATTTAGAACGATTGGCTTTTACCGCAGGAGGAAGAACACAAACGGCTCCTGCCCAAAGATTGACTGATTTTATTGATGGAAAATTGTCTCCATCATTAAACCCAACATCTTACCAACCGGGATTAAATTCTGCTCCGTTACATTCTTTATTACCCAAAGCTATTGGTGGAAGATTACGTAAAGGTTTTGCACAAATTGGCGCTAAAATGCACGGATACAACACCAATGAAGCCAATATTGTGGGAGTGGAATCTAGAACATCATCACCCGTAAATATTCCAAGAAAAGAAAATTTAGAACACCCAGAAATTGAAGGATTATTCCCTTGTGGTGAAGGCGGTGGTTATGCTGGTGGAATCATATCTGCAGCTATGGACGGTGAACGCTGTGCAGAGGCTGCTATTCAGAATTTAAAGGCATAG
- a CDS encoding DEAD/DEAH box helicase: protein MSTNYKNQESILSKLGIDTLNPMQKAAQEAIATNKDVVLLSPTGTGKTLAFLLPMLEKLKLNSQEVQSLIITPSRELAIQIEQVFREMGTGYKVNCVYGGRPMSKDKIELAHTPSVLIGTPGRIADHLRKGSFETFDIHTLILDEFDKSLEVGFEEEMSEIINLLPSIKQKILTSATQEIDIPTFVGIQNPVEINFLSEKKSQLVIQKVLSPDKDKLKTLVDTLCHIGNKSGIIFCNFKDSIARVSDYLNEHEISHGCFYGGLEQKDRERALIKFRNGTYNILIATDLAARGLDIPEIDFLIHYQLPLKVEEFTHRNGRTARMNSQGTAYVIQWKKEDLPEFINIDDVAHLHQNTLPEPSPWKTLFISGGRQDKISKGDIAGLLIKKGNLSGNQVGVIELKHDCAFVSVKLKNTKALLDIINNQRLKKKKVRITEI, encoded by the coding sequence ATGTCTACAAACTACAAAAACCAAGAAAGCATTCTTTCTAAATTAGGGATTGATACGTTAAACCCTATGCAAAAAGCTGCTCAAGAAGCCATTGCTACAAACAAAGATGTTGTTTTGTTATCTCCTACAGGAACAGGAAAAACATTGGCTTTTTTGTTGCCTATGCTAGAAAAATTAAAACTGAATAGTCAAGAAGTTCAGTCTTTAATTATTACTCCCTCTAGAGAATTGGCTATACAAATTGAGCAGGTTTTTAGAGAAATGGGAACGGGTTACAAGGTGAACTGTGTGTATGGTGGTAGACCCATGTCTAAAGACAAAATAGAATTGGCTCACACTCCAAGTGTTTTGATTGGTACTCCTGGTAGAATTGCAGATCATTTACGTAAGGGAAGTTTTGAAACTTTTGATATTCATACCTTAATTTTAGATGAGTTTGACAAATCTTTAGAAGTAGGTTTTGAAGAAGAAATGAGCGAAATCATCAACTTGCTTCCATCTATCAAGCAAAAAATATTAACATCTGCAACACAAGAAATTGATATCCCAACTTTTGTAGGGATTCAAAATCCTGTAGAAATTAATTTTTTAAGCGAAAAAAAATCTCAATTAGTCATCCAAAAAGTATTATCACCAGATAAAGACAAACTAAAAACTTTGGTAGACACCTTATGCCATATTGGGAATAAATCAGGAATTATTTTTTGCAATTTTAAAGACAGTATCGCTAGAGTAAGTGATTATTTAAACGAACACGAAATTTCGCACGGTTGTTTTTATGGAGGATTGGAACAAAAAGACAGAGAACGTGCATTGATAAAATTCCGCAACGGAACTTACAACATTTTAATTGCCACCGATTTGGCTGCGCGTGGATTGGATATTCCTGAAATTGATTTTTTAATTCATTATCAATTACCCTTAAAAGTGGAGGAGTTTACTCACAGAAATGGTAGAACTGCCAGAATGAACAGCCAAGGAACAGCTTATGTAATTCAGTGGAAAAAAGAAGATTTACCAGAATTCATCAATATTGATGATGTAGCACATTTGCATCAAAATACTTTGCCAGAACCATCACCTTGGAAAACTTTGTTTATTTCTGGAGGGAGACAAGACAAAATATCTAAAGGAGATATTGCTGGACTATTGATTAAAAAGGGAAACTTATCTGGAAACCAAGTGGGAGTCATTGAACTAAAACACGATTGTGCTTTTGTATCTGTAAAACTTAAAAACACCAAAGCTTTACTAGATATTATCAACAACCAAAGATTAAAGAAAAAGAAAGTTAGGATTACTGAAATATAA
- a CDS encoding DMT family transporter, translating into MEKTANQTKKTSKEKWLLAAMIISMCIWGTSWSCAKVLGTYTNALNLSLMRFILVPLTLFPLTFFAKIKINVNKKGWLHIVGASVFILLYTLFFFKGVHKGFAGAGGVLVTTINPIFAYIIGLLISKILPKKQEYIGLLLGFIAGMTLLKVWDNSDAIFSIGNTYFLLAAFVWAVMSKISSHANKFGNAIGFSLWTHIIAAIILCFFVDFKSLEQTLITADAKFWFNILYFGIVNSALATTCFLYVTARIGAEKASTYIFIVPSTAVLTSFLFIGEHILWNTIVGGILGIIAVFIINGKFSRKKRTPPPIRNIVR; encoded by the coding sequence ATGGAAAAGACTGCTAACCAAACAAAGAAAACATCAAAAGAAAAATGGTTATTAGCAGCCATGATTATTAGCATGTGCATATGGGGAACCAGTTGGTCTTGTGCCAAAGTTTTGGGAACCTATACCAATGCTTTAAATTTAAGCTTGATGCGTTTTATTTTAGTTCCATTGACTTTATTTCCGTTAACTTTTTTTGCTAAAATTAAAATCAACGTTAATAAAAAAGGATGGCTACACATTGTAGGAGCCTCTGTTTTTATATTACTATATACTTTATTCTTTTTTAAAGGAGTCCATAAGGGGTTTGCTGGAGCAGGAGGCGTTTTAGTCACCACCATCAACCCTATTTTTGCTTATATTATTGGCTTACTCATCAGTAAAATACTTCCTAAAAAACAAGAATACATTGGACTTTTATTGGGATTTATAGCAGGAATGACCTTACTTAAAGTATGGGACAATAGTGATGCTATTTTTAGTATTGGAAACACCTATTTTTTATTAGCTGCTTTTGTTTGGGCAGTGATGAGTAAAATAAGTTCTCATGCCAACAAATTTGGAAATGCCATTGGTTTTAGTTTATGGACACATATTATTGCTGCCATCATACTTTGTTTTTTTGTTGATTTTAAAAGCTTAGAACAAACTTTAATTACTGCTGATGCAAAATTCTGGTTTAACATCTTATATTTTGGAATTGTAAACTCTGCCCTAGCTACTACTTGTTTTTTATATGTAACCGCAAGAATTGGTGCAGAAAAAGCAAGTACTTATATTTTTATTGTTCCTAGCACAGCTGTATTAACCTCGTTCTTATTTATAGGAGAGCATATATTATGGAATACAATTGTTGGTGGTATTTTAGGAATTATAGCTGTTTTTATTATCAATGGAAAATTTAGTAGAAAAAAACGTACGCCTCCGCCTATTAGAAATATTGTTAGATAA